Genomic DNA from Planktomarina temperata RCA23:
GATCTTGTCGAACGTGGCATTGGCCAATGGCATCGTGATGATTTCACCTTCTGCCACATCCCCTGCCCTGTCCACTGCGGAAGACAACGGTCTGTTCTTCCGCACGGCGCCCTCTGATGCGCGCCAAGGTGTGGTGATGACAGACGTCTTGCTGGAAGAAGGCATCGACACCGTCGCGGTCACCTATACCAACAATGACTATGGCAAAGGTTTGGCCGATAGTTTCCAAGCGGCCTTCGAAGCCGCTGGCGGCACAGTCACCATCAATGCGGCCCATGAAGACGGCAAGGCGGATTATTCTGCTGAGATCGGCGCTCTGGCGGCGGCGGGCGGTGACCGTTTGGTTGTGGCAGGTTACGTTGATCAAGGCGGCTCCGGCATCGTCCGCGCCGCTTTGGATTCGGGTGCCTTTGACACATTCCATTTCCCAGACGGCATGATTTCCGCGAAATTGGTTGAGAATTTCGGATCAGACCTCGATGGCTCCAGCGGTCAGGTGCCCGGCACAGACAGTGCAGGCGCTGGCATCTTTGCAGCCATGGCCGGTGATGACTTTGATGGCACTTCCCCATTTGCCGCTGAATCCTATGACGCGACCGCTTTGATTGTCTTGGCCATGCAAGCGGCCGGATCTTCAGATCCAGCCGCCTATAAAGAAAAAGTCATGGAAGTGGCGAATGCGCCTGGTTTGAAAATCGAACCTGGCCAGCTTGGCTTGGCGCTACAGGCCGTTGCGGCCGGAATCGACATTGATTACGAAGGCGCAACAGCCGTTGAGCTGATCGGTGGCGGCGAATCGGCCGGCAACTATCGCCAGGTTGGCTATGAGGGCGGCGCTGAAATTACGGTTAAATACCGCTAAACACGGCCCTATGAGTAACAACAGCCCCGTTTTATAGCGGGGCTGTTTGCATGAAATGACTATTGGAGACTTGGCATGATCAAGGTTGAAAACTTGCATCGCCATTTTGGCGGATTTCACGCCGTAGATGGAGCATCGTTGGAAATACGTGAGGGCTCTATCACTGGTTTGGTCGGCCCGAATGGTGCTGGCAAAACCACCCTATTTAACGTGATCGCAGGCGTTTTGCCGCCCACCTCTGGCCGGGTCACGATGGCGGGAGACGATATCACCGGCATGTCTC
This window encodes:
- a CDS encoding ABC transporter substrate-binding protein is translated as MRKLLLATTAVALSAGAVAAEDIKIGVILGFTGPIESLTPQMGAAAEMAMAEVNASGALLGGSTVTSVRGDSTCIDAGAATAVAERLITSDGVKGIMGADCSGVTGAILSNVALANGIVMISPSATSPALSTAEDNGLFFRTAPSDARQGVVMTDVLLEEGIDTVAVTYTNNDYGKGLADSFQAAFEAAGGTVTINAAHEDGKADYSAEIGALAAAGGDRLVVAGYVDQGGSGIVRAALDSGAFDTFHFPDGMISAKLVENFGSDLDGSSGQVPGTDSAGAGIFAAMAGDDFDGTSPFAAESYDATALIVLAMQAAGSSDPAAYKEKVMEVANAPGLKIEPGQLGLALQAVAAGIDIDYEGATAVELIGGGESAGNYRQVGYEGGAEITVKYR